In one window of Blastopirellula marina DNA:
- a CDS encoding sulfatase family protein: MKSFVPVWAALLVAFVLTSFASAETKKPNIIVIMADDLGYGDVGCYGAKAVPTPHIDALASDGLRFTSGYCSTSTCTPTRFAFLTGMYAFRQAGTGIAPPNATSIIKPGTKTTPEVLQEAGYKTAVVGKWHLGLGEGEGPDWNGDLKPGPLELGFDYCFLLPTTNDRVPSVYVENHRVRDLDPSDPLWVGNKNPNDQPTGVTARDTLKLDWSHGHNNTIHNGIGRIGFFTGGHAARWRDEDLADEWVKKSNEWIRANKDEPFFLFFASHDLHVPRMPHERFQGKTPLGLRGDAIVQLDWCVGEIVKTLDELKLTDNTLIVFCSDNGPVLDDGYKDGAVEKLGDHLPAGPYRGGKYTPFEGGCRTPFIVKWPAVVKPGQTSDKLITTTDLGATFAEIVGQKVPAGALPDSEPLEATLLGEASAKGRDYVVEESPRGIGLRKGEWKLVRQGKNKNQDYTLYNLSQDAGEEHDVAKQNPEKFEELKKLLAQIEAGK; encoded by the coding sequence ATGAAGTCTTTCGTCCCGGTTTGGGCCGCTCTGCTGGTGGCCTTTGTGCTGACCTCGTTTGCCTCGGCGGAAACCAAGAAGCCCAATATCATCGTCATCATGGCCGATGACCTCGGCTACGGCGATGTCGGTTGTTATGGTGCCAAAGCCGTGCCTACGCCCCATATCGATGCGTTGGCCAGCGACGGTCTACGATTCACCAGCGGCTACTGCTCGACCTCGACCTGCACGCCTACCCGGTTTGCATTTCTGACCGGCATGTATGCCTTCCGCCAGGCCGGCACCGGCATCGCTCCGCCGAATGCGACTTCGATCATCAAGCCAGGCACCAAGACAACGCCTGAAGTCCTGCAAGAAGCTGGCTACAAGACGGCCGTCGTCGGCAAGTGGCACCTGGGTTTAGGCGAAGGAGAAGGTCCTGATTGGAATGGCGACCTAAAGCCAGGCCCGCTGGAACTGGGCTTCGACTACTGCTTCCTGCTGCCAACCACGAATGACCGCGTACCCAGCGTCTATGTTGAAAACCATCGCGTGCGTGATCTCGATCCGAGCGATCCGCTGTGGGTTGGTAACAAGAACCCCAACGATCAACCTACCGGCGTGACGGCCCGCGACACGCTGAAACTCGACTGGAGCCACGGACACAATAACACCATTCATAACGGCATCGGGCGTATCGGCTTCTTCACTGGTGGTCATGCGGCTCGCTGGCGCGACGAAGACCTGGCCGACGAATGGGTCAAGAAGTCGAACGAGTGGATCCGCGCGAACAAGGACGAACCTTTCTTCCTGTTCTTCGCTTCGCATGACCTGCACGTGCCACGAATGCCACACGAACGCTTCCAGGGTAAAACGCCCCTGGGCCTGCGTGGCGATGCCATCGTCCAGCTCGACTGGTGCGTCGGTGAAATCGTGAAGACGCTTGACGAGCTGAAGTTGACCGATAACACCCTGATCGTCTTCTGCAGCGACAACGGCCCCGTACTGGACGACGGCTACAAAGATGGTGCCGTCGAAAAGCTCGGCGACCATTTGCCGGCCGGTCCTTACCGTGGCGGTAAGTACACACCGTTTGAAGGTGGCTGCCGCACCCCGTTCATCGTCAAATGGCCCGCCGTGGTGAAGCCAGGACAAACGTCCGACAAGCTGATCACCACCACCGACCTGGGTGCGACCTTCGCTGAAATCGTCGGTCAGAAAGTTCCTGCTGGGGCACTGCCTGACAGCGAGCCGCTGGAAGCAACCCTGCTGGGTGAAGCGAGTGCCAAGGGGCGCGACTACGTGGTCGAAGAATCTCCCCGCGGCATCGGCCTGCGAAAGGGAGAGTGGAAGCTGGTTCGCCAAGGCAAGAACAAGAACCAGGACTACACGCTGTACAACCTTTCGCAAGACGCCGGCGAAGAGCACGACGTCGCCAAGCAGAACCCCGAGAAGTTCGAGGAACTGAAGAAACTGCTGGCCCAGATCGAAGCGGGCAAATAA